A stretch of the Capricornis sumatraensis isolate serow.1 chromosome 19, serow.2, whole genome shotgun sequence genome encodes the following:
- the NR2F2 gene encoding COUP transcription factor 2 isoform X2, which yields MQAVWDLEQGKYGFAVQRGRMPPTQPSHGQFALTNGDPLNCHSYLSGYISLLLRAEPYPTSRFGSQCMQPNNIMGIENICELAARMLFSAVEWARNIPFFPDLQITDQVALLRLTWSELFVLNAAQCSMPLHVAPLLAAAGLHASPMSADRVVAFMDHIRIFQEQVEKLKALHVDSAEYSCLKAIVLFTSDACGLSDVAHVESLQEKSQCALEEYVRSQYPNQPTRFGKLLLRLPSLRTVSSSVIEQLFFVRLVGKTPIETLIRDMLLSGSSFNWPYMAIQ from the exons ATGCAAGCGGTTTGGGACCTTGAACAAGGCAAATATGGTTTTG CCGTGCAGAGGGGCAGGATGCCGCCCACCCAGCCGAGCCACGGGCAGTTCGCGCTGACCAACGGGGACCCCCTCAACTGCCACTCCTACCTGTCCGGATATATCTCCCTGCTGCTGCGCGCGGAGCCCTACCCCACGTCGCGCTTCGGCAGCCAGTGCATGCAGCCCAACAACATCATGGGCATCGAGAACATTTGCGAACTGGCCGCGCGGATGCTCTTCAGCGCCGTCGAGTGGGCCCGCAACATCCCCTTCTTCCCCGACCTGCAGATCACCGACCAGGTGGCCCTGCTCCGCCTCACCTGGAGCGAGCTGTTCGTTCTGAATGCGGCCCAGTGCTCCATGCCCCTCCACGTCGCCCCGCTCCTGGCCGCTGCCGGCCTCCACGCCTCGCCCATGTCCGCCGACCGGGTGGTCGCCTTTATGGACCACATACGGATCTTCCAAGAGCAAGTGGAGAAGCTAAAAGCGCTGCACGTCGACTCCGCCGAGTACAGCTGCCTCAAGGCCATAGTCCTGTTCACCTCAG ATGCCTGTGGTCTCTCTGATGTAGCCCATGTGGAAAGCTTGCAGGAAAAGTCCCAGTGTGCTTTGGAAGAATACGTTAGGAGCCAGTACCCCAACCAACCAACACGATTCGGAAAGCTTTTGCTTCGCCTCCCTTCCCTCCGCACGGTCTCCTCCTCAGTCATAGAGCAATTGTTTTTCGTCCGTTTGGTAGGTAAAACCCCCATCGAAACCCTCATCCGGGATATGTTACTGTCTGGCAGCAGTTTTAACTGGCCGTATATGGCaattcaataa
- the NR2F2 gene encoding COUP transcription factor 2 isoform X1 has protein sequence MAMVVSTWRDPQDEVPGSQGSQASQAPPVPGPPPGAPHTPQTPGQGGPASTPAQTAAGGQGGPGGPGSDKQQQQQHIECVVCGDKSSGKHYGQFTCEGCKSFFKRSVRRNLSYTCRANRNCPIDQHHRNQCQYCRLKKCLKVGMRREAVQRGRMPPTQPSHGQFALTNGDPLNCHSYLSGYISLLLRAEPYPTSRFGSQCMQPNNIMGIENICELAARMLFSAVEWARNIPFFPDLQITDQVALLRLTWSELFVLNAAQCSMPLHVAPLLAAAGLHASPMSADRVVAFMDHIRIFQEQVEKLKALHVDSAEYSCLKAIVLFTSDACGLSDVAHVESLQEKSQCALEEYVRSQYPNQPTRFGKLLLRLPSLRTVSSSVIEQLFFVRLVGKTPIETLIRDMLLSGSSFNWPYMAIQ, from the exons ATGGCAATGGTAGTCAGCACGTGGCGCGACCCCCAGGACGAGGTGCCCGGCTCTCAGGGCAGCCAGGCCTCGCAGGCGCCGCCCGTGCCCGGCCCGCCGCCCGGCGCCCCGCACACGCCACAGACGCCCGGCCAAGGGGGCCCGGCCAGCACGCCGGCCCAGACGGCAGCCGGCGGCCAAGGCGGCCCTGGCGGGCCGGGCAGcgacaagcagcagcagcagcagcacatcgaGTGCGTGGTGTGCGGGGACAAGTCGAGCGGCAAGCACTACGGGCAGTTCACGTGCGAAGGCTGCAAGAGCTTCTTCAAGCGCAGCGTGCGGAGGAACCTGAGCTACACGTGCCGCGCCAACCGGAACTGTCCCATCGACCAGCACCACCGCAACCAGTGCCAGTACTGCCGCCTCAAAAAGTGCCTCAAAGTGGGCATGAGACGGGAAG CCGTGCAGAGGGGCAGGATGCCGCCCACCCAGCCGAGCCACGGGCAGTTCGCGCTGACCAACGGGGACCCCCTCAACTGCCACTCCTACCTGTCCGGATATATCTCCCTGCTGCTGCGCGCGGAGCCCTACCCCACGTCGCGCTTCGGCAGCCAGTGCATGCAGCCCAACAACATCATGGGCATCGAGAACATTTGCGAACTGGCCGCGCGGATGCTCTTCAGCGCCGTCGAGTGGGCCCGCAACATCCCCTTCTTCCCCGACCTGCAGATCACCGACCAGGTGGCCCTGCTCCGCCTCACCTGGAGCGAGCTGTTCGTTCTGAATGCGGCCCAGTGCTCCATGCCCCTCCACGTCGCCCCGCTCCTGGCCGCTGCCGGCCTCCACGCCTCGCCCATGTCCGCCGACCGGGTGGTCGCCTTTATGGACCACATACGGATCTTCCAAGAGCAAGTGGAGAAGCTAAAAGCGCTGCACGTCGACTCCGCCGAGTACAGCTGCCTCAAGGCCATAGTCCTGTTCACCTCAG ATGCCTGTGGTCTCTCTGATGTAGCCCATGTGGAAAGCTTGCAGGAAAAGTCCCAGTGTGCTTTGGAAGAATACGTTAGGAGCCAGTACCCCAACCAACCAACACGATTCGGAAAGCTTTTGCTTCGCCTCCCTTCCCTCCGCACGGTCTCCTCCTCAGTCATAGAGCAATTGTTTTTCGTCCGTTTGGTAGGTAAAACCCCCATCGAAACCCTCATCCGGGATATGTTACTGTCTGGCAGCAGTTTTAACTGGCCGTATATGGCaattcaataa